Proteins encoded within one genomic window of Microbacterium sp. zg-B185:
- the rplK gene encoding 50S ribosomal protein L11, with the protein MAPKKKVTGLIKLQIKAGAANPAPPIGPALGQHGVNIMEFCKAYNAATEAQRGNVIPVEITVYEDRSFTFILKTPPAAELIKKAAGVAKGSPTPHTTKVAKLTKAQVREIAEVKQPDLNANDLEAASKIIAGTARSMGITVED; encoded by the coding sequence ATGGCACCCAAGAAGAAGGTGACCGGCCTGATCAAACTCCAGATCAAAGCCGGCGCCGCCAACCCGGCGCCGCCGATCGGGCCCGCGCTCGGTCAGCACGGCGTCAACATCATGGAGTTCTGCAAGGCCTACAACGCCGCCACCGAGGCGCAGCGTGGCAACGTCATCCCCGTCGAGATCACCGTCTACGAGGACCGCAGCTTCACGTTCATCCTCAAGACGCCGCCGGCGGCCGAGCTGATCAAGAAGGCCGCAGGCGTGGCCAAGGGCTCGCCGACCCCGCACACGACCAAGGTGGCAAAGCTCACCAAGGCTCAGGTGCGCGAGATCGCCGAGGTCAAGCAGCCCGACCTGAACGCGAATGACCTCGAGGCCGCCTCGAAGATCATCGCCGGTACCGCCCGTTCCATGGGCATCACGGTTGAGGACTGA